Proteins from one Parvibaculum lavamentivorans DS-1 genomic window:
- a CDS encoding type I secretion system permease/ATPase, whose translation MTGATQDRRLETGEVDYLPALEAALRYFGKSAERDALLAGLPLKGGRLASPYVAEVSSRAEILAAEAGVPAQQLSRTQMPALAVSVVDGAVALLVRRGSGFMASQGDGEAFWLPDHELDADAAVWQLRPAFYFDQRSLLLDVEPEKDWFKGTLLANRRLYGFAILAGLFVNLAAIAISLFTMAVYDRVIPNNAMSSLVVLAIGISVVILTDIAMRVIRGYLVDVAGRRFDVTVGARLFRQLLALRGTARPQSAGTLANTVREFETVRDFFTSATLVGLGDVPFVFLFLAIIWWVGGWIVLVPVAGIALIVATGFLLQKPIGRAVARAHREAAHKSAFLHETMAGIDTIKAINAQSWARRHWEALIAQTGETAIVSRQWSSLSGSITAGVASFVTIFTVVVGAVLVGAGNITSGALIAAVILSGRAISPFAQIANLMARWQQTKLAVGGLDKFMQAPVEETPGQIQKVAAKGALSFRDVRFSYPSPGEDVPPVTALDGISIDIAAGTSVAILGRVGSGKSTALRLALNLNAPDAGHVLLDGVDVRQIHPAALRTAVGYAGQEAVLFHGTIRDNILAAHPGLGDERLLEVIRAAGLDELLSRSVLGLQTQVGEGGARLSGGERQAVSLARAIAARPPVLLLDEPTSAMDNTTEQRVIAGLARERAGLTTVIVTHKPALLPLVSRVVVLDRGRVAMDGPRDKVLAALTGKEPRSALNLVTGGVKE comes from the coding sequence ATGACGGGCGCAACACAGGACAGGAGACTGGAGACAGGGGAGGTGGACTACCTTCCCGCGCTCGAGGCGGCGCTGCGCTATTTCGGCAAGAGTGCGGAAAGGGATGCGCTGCTCGCGGGTCTGCCGCTCAAGGGCGGGCGTCTTGCTTCGCCTTATGTTGCCGAGGTCTCGTCCCGCGCGGAAATCCTCGCGGCCGAAGCGGGCGTTCCCGCCCAGCAGCTTTCGCGCACACAGATGCCCGCGCTCGCCGTCTCGGTGGTTGACGGCGCGGTCGCGCTTCTCGTCCGTCGGGGCTCCGGCTTCATGGCGTCTCAGGGCGATGGCGAGGCTTTCTGGCTCCCCGATCATGAACTGGATGCGGACGCCGCCGTCTGGCAGCTCCGCCCCGCCTTCTATTTCGACCAGCGCAGCCTTCTCCTTGATGTCGAACCGGAGAAGGACTGGTTCAAGGGAACGCTCCTCGCAAACCGGCGGCTCTACGGCTTCGCCATTCTCGCCGGTCTCTTCGTCAATCTCGCCGCCATCGCGATCTCGCTCTTCACCATGGCGGTCTATGACCGCGTGATCCCGAACAATGCCATGTCGAGCCTCGTTGTGCTCGCCATCGGCATTTCGGTCGTCATCCTGACGGACATTGCGATGCGCGTGATCCGCGGCTATCTCGTCGATGTCGCGGGCCGCCGCTTCGACGTGACAGTCGGCGCGCGCCTGTTCCGCCAGCTCCTCGCCCTTCGCGGCACCGCGCGTCCGCAAAGCGCGGGCACGCTCGCCAATACGGTCCGCGAATTCGAGACCGTGCGCGACTTCTTCACTTCCGCCACGCTGGTAGGTCTCGGCGACGTCCCCTTCGTCTTCCTCTTCCTCGCCATCATCTGGTGGGTCGGCGGCTGGATCGTCCTCGTGCCCGTGGCGGGTATCGCTCTCATCGTCGCCACCGGCTTCCTGCTGCAAAAGCCGATAGGCCGCGCCGTCGCCCGCGCACATCGCGAAGCCGCGCACAAATCCGCCTTCCTTCACGAAACCATGGCCGGTATCGACACCATCAAGGCCATCAATGCGCAAAGCTGGGCGCGCCGCCACTGGGAAGCCCTGATCGCGCAGACCGGCGAGACCGCCATCGTCTCGCGGCAATGGTCGAGCCTGTCGGGCTCGATAACGGCGGGTGTCGCGAGCTTCGTCACCATATTTACGGTCGTCGTCGGCGCGGTGCTGGTTGGCGCGGGCAACATCACCTCGGGCGCGCTCATCGCCGCCGTCATTCTCTCCGGCCGCGCCATTTCGCCTTTCGCCCAGATCGCGAACCTGATGGCGCGCTGGCAGCAGACGAAACTAGCGGTCGGCGGTCTCGACAAGTTCATGCAAGCCCCCGTCGAGGAAACACCCGGCCAGATCCAGAAGGTCGCGGCGAAGGGCGCTCTCTCTTTTCGCGACGTGCGTTTCTCTTATCCCTCGCCGGGAGAGGACGTGCCGCCCGTCACCGCATTGGACGGCATAAGCATCGACATCGCGGCAGGCACCAGCGTCGCCATTCTCGGCCGTGTCGGCTCCGGCAAGAGCACCGCGCTCCGCCTCGCGCTCAACTTGAACGCGCCGGATGCCGGTCACGTCCTCCTCGATGGCGTGGACGTTCGCCAGATACACCCCGCCGCGCTCCGCACGGCCGTCGGCTATGCCGGTCAGGAAGCCGTCCTCTTTCACGGCACCATTCGCGACAACATCCTCGCCGCCCATCCGGGCCTCGGTGACGAACGTCTGCTGGAGGTCATCCGCGCCGCCGGGCTTGACGAGCTTCTCTCTCGTTCCGTGCTCGGTCTGCAGACGCAGGTGGGCGAGGGTGGGGCGCGGCTCTCGGGCGGTGAGCGGCAGGCTGTCTCGCTCGCCCGCGCCATCGCCGCCCGCCCGCCCGTGCTGCTGCTCGATGAGCCGACTTCGGCCATGGACAACACGACCGAACAGCGCGTCATCGCCGGTCTCGCCCGTGAGCGGGCCGGCCTCACCACTGTCATTGTCACGCACAAGCCCGCGCTCCTGCCGCTTGTCTCGCGCGTCGTCGTGCTGGATCGTGGCCGCGTCGCGATGGACGGCCCGCGCGACAAGGTCCTCGCCGCCCTCACCGGCAAGGAGCCGCGCAGCGCGCTCAACCTCGTTACCGGAGGAGTAAAGGAATGA
- a CDS encoding HlyD family type I secretion periplasmic adaptor subunit: MSTRLLMNAAPAILDPVRGPKQAVLTLLGVVAGLFFFLLLWSAFAHIDVTASGEGAVVPSSHIQVVQNLEGGILRKVLVREGDRVSEGDVVAQIDNTGALSSYREDLSTFRAMQASAARLSAEASGAPLAFPVDLLDAEESAALIAAETSLYESRMSGLTDAVAVFERQEEQARETIMEATERIGHLEDKRRSLAAEHSLVSRQVRDGLMSVVEKLKLERMLAETDEALSKARGDIRAAEIELQELASRIAERRSTFVSEAREQLGRANAEVAALSQRLIAHRDRVGRRDVRAPANGIVKRVATLTSGAVIEPGGTIMEIVPLDDTLFIEARMAPADIAFIHAGQEAKVRITAYDFSVYGALPGRVERVGADTQMTQEGAHYFPVTVSVDHAALEDRQAELPIIPGMISQVSVITGDRTILGYLLKPVLKLKERALQER; encoded by the coding sequence ATGAGCACCCGCCTCCTCATGAATGCCGCCCCCGCGATCCTCGATCCCGTACGCGGGCCGAAACAGGCCGTGCTCACGCTGCTCGGCGTCGTCGCCGGGCTCTTCTTCTTTCTGCTTCTCTGGTCCGCCTTCGCCCATATCGACGTCACCGCGAGCGGCGAGGGCGCGGTCGTTCCCTCGAGCCACATTCAGGTCGTGCAGAACCTCGAAGGCGGCATTCTTCGCAAGGTACTGGTCCGCGAAGGCGATCGCGTCTCGGAAGGCGATGTCGTCGCTCAGATCGACAATACAGGCGCTCTCTCCTCCTACCGCGAGGATCTGAGTACCTTCCGCGCCATGCAGGCCTCCGCCGCGCGTCTTTCAGCGGAAGCGTCCGGCGCGCCGCTCGCCTTCCCGGTGGATCTGCTCGACGCCGAGGAAAGCGCCGCCCTTATCGCCGCCGAAACCTCACTCTATGAAAGCCGTATGTCAGGCCTTACCGATGCCGTCGCCGTTTTCGAGCGTCAGGAGGAACAGGCCCGCGAAACCATCATGGAAGCGACGGAGCGGATCGGCCATCTCGAAGACAAGCGGCGCTCGCTCGCCGCGGAGCACAGTCTCGTTTCGCGTCAGGTCCGTGACGGGCTCATGTCCGTCGTCGAGAAACTGAAGCTCGAACGCATGCTCGCTGAAACCGACGAAGCACTGTCGAAGGCGCGCGGCGACATCAGGGCCGCCGAGATCGAACTGCAGGAGCTTGCCTCGCGTATCGCCGAGCGCCGCTCCACCTTCGTCAGTGAGGCCCGTGAACAACTTGGCCGCGCCAATGCCGAAGTCGCCGCCCTGTCGCAGCGCCTCATTGCCCATCGCGACCGTGTCGGCCGCCGCGACGTGCGCGCGCCCGCCAATGGCATCGTGAAGCGCGTCGCGACGCTCACATCGGGCGCCGTCATAGAACCCGGCGGTACCATCATGGAAATCGTGCCCCTCGACGACACACTCTTCATCGAGGCCCGCATGGCACCAGCCGACATCGCCTTCATCCATGCCGGTCAGGAAGCGAAGGTGCGCATCACCGCCTATGACTTCTCCGTCTATGGCGCGTTGCCCGGCCGCGTCGAGCGCGTCGGCGCCGATACGCAGATGACCCAGGAGGGTGCTCATTACTTCCCCGTCACGGTCAGTGTCGACCACGCCGCGCTCGAAGACCGTCAGGCGGAACTTCCCATCATTCCGGGCATGATCTCGCAGGTCAGCGTCATCACGGGCGACCGCACGATCCTCGGCTATCTCCTGAAGCCAGTTCTGAAGCTCAAGGAACGTGCCCTGCAGGAACGCTGA
- a CDS encoding nitric-oxide reductase large subunit, with the protein MSSTKRLWTLLGVLLVVSFSVLLWSGTQIYEKSPPMPDNVVASDGSLIYSRAEIEKGRQVWQSMGGMQLGSIWGHGGYVAPDWSADWLHRELTAMLDAWARADFGADDFASLNEEQKSALQGRLRGQVRANTFDPETRTITLSPERAAAIREVSSHYESLFGDDPATAELREAYAMKNGTVPDAEHRRVLSAFFWWTSWATVTHRPNDTITYTNNWPSEPLVDNRPPPSTFLWSAFSVLFLLAGIALLGWHYAVTHERDESYRMPEFDPMRSLKATPSMLATAKYFWVLLALFLVQILLGAMTAHYQIEGQLVYGYEMAEILPYSITRTWHTQLAVLWIAVAWLGTGLYIGPAISGYEPPFQRLGVNVLWVCLLVIVVGSFAGQWFAVMQILGLDNNFWFGHQGWEYADMGRFWQWFLFIGLMLWLVLVGRALWPTLMQKSESRSIVGLLFLSTVAIGLFFAAALMWGEHTHLSMVEYWRWWLVHLWVEGFFEVFATAVIAFLFTRLGLLQVGTATVAVLFATIVFMAGGVLGTLHHLYFAGSPTPVLALGASFSALEVVPLAYIGFEAYHTWRLSGATSWMRRYRWPVMFFLAVSFWNLVGAGLFGFLINPPLSLYYMQGLNLTPLHGHTALFGVYGMLGIGLVLFCLRGMKPNLAWHEGLLKTSFWCLNIGLALMALLTLLPLGVLQLFASLEHGYAYARSAEFMQQPLVDLLVWMRVPGDTIFSIGALALAVFVAGLWLFPKPEGQEAVPETPRTKVKAEPAGGAE; encoded by the coding sequence ATGAGCAGTACGAAGAGACTCTGGACCCTGCTCGGGGTCCTGCTTGTGGTGTCGTTCAGCGTACTCCTGTGGAGCGGTACGCAGATCTACGAGAAATCGCCGCCCATGCCGGACAATGTGGTGGCGTCGGACGGCAGCCTGATCTATTCGCGCGCCGAGATCGAAAAAGGGCGGCAGGTCTGGCAATCGATGGGCGGCATGCAACTCGGCTCGATCTGGGGCCATGGCGGCTATGTCGCGCCCGACTGGAGCGCGGACTGGCTGCACCGCGAACTGACCGCGATGCTCGATGCCTGGGCAAGGGCGGATTTCGGTGCCGATGATTTCGCCTCGCTGAACGAGGAACAGAAATCCGCGCTGCAGGGACGGCTGCGCGGTCAGGTAAGAGCGAACACCTTCGATCCCGAAACACGCACGATCACGCTGAGCCCGGAGCGGGCGGCGGCGATCCGCGAAGTGTCCAGCCATTACGAGAGCCTGTTCGGCGACGATCCGGCGACGGCCGAACTTCGCGAAGCCTATGCGATGAAAAACGGCACCGTGCCGGATGCGGAACACCGGCGCGTGCTCTCGGCCTTCTTCTGGTGGACCTCATGGGCGACCGTGACGCACCGGCCGAACGACACCATCACCTATACCAACAACTGGCCGAGCGAGCCGCTCGTGGACAACCGGCCGCCGCCCAGCACCTTCCTCTGGTCGGCCTTCAGCGTGCTCTTCCTGCTCGCCGGTATCGCGCTGCTCGGGTGGCACTATGCCGTCACGCATGAGCGCGACGAGAGCTACCGGATGCCGGAATTCGATCCGATGCGGAGCCTCAAGGCGACGCCGTCCATGCTGGCGACGGCCAAATATTTCTGGGTGCTGCTCGCGCTTTTCCTCGTGCAGATCCTGCTCGGCGCGATGACGGCGCATTACCAGATCGAGGGCCAGCTCGTTTACGGCTACGAGATGGCGGAGATACTGCCCTATTCGATTACACGAACATGGCACACGCAGCTTGCGGTGCTGTGGATCGCGGTCGCCTGGCTCGGCACCGGACTCTATATCGGACCGGCAATCTCCGGCTACGAGCCGCCTTTCCAGCGGCTCGGCGTCAACGTGCTGTGGGTCTGCCTGCTCGTGATCGTGGTCGGCTCCTTTGCCGGCCAGTGGTTCGCGGTGATGCAGATTCTGGGACTCGACAACAATTTCTGGTTCGGTCATCAGGGCTGGGAATATGCCGATATGGGCCGCTTCTGGCAGTGGTTCCTGTTCATCGGTCTGATGCTCTGGCTGGTGCTGGTCGGGCGCGCGCTCTGGCCGACGCTGATGCAGAAATCGGAATCGCGCTCGATCGTCGGCCTGCTCTTCCTCTCCACCGTCGCCATCGGGCTCTTCTTCGCCGCGGCGTTGATGTGGGGCGAGCACACGCATCTCTCCATGGTGGAATACTGGCGCTGGTGGCTGGTGCATCTCTGGGTCGAGGGCTTCTTCGAGGTCTTCGCGACGGCAGTCATCGCCTTCCTGTTCACGCGTCTCGGCCTGCTGCAGGTCGGCACCGCGACGGTCGCCGTGCTCTTCGCGACCATCGTCTTCATGGCGGGAGGCGTGCTCGGCACGCTGCATCATCTCTACTTCGCGGGTTCGCCGACGCCGGTACTGGCTCTCGGCGCCAGCTTTTCCGCGCTCGAAGTGGTGCCGCTCGCCTATATCGGCTTCGAGGCCTACCACACCTGGCGGCTCAGCGGCGCGACGTCGTGGATGCGGCGCTATCGCTGGCCGGTGATGTTCTTCCTTGCCGTCTCGTTCTGGAATCTCGTCGGCGCCGGGCTCTTCGGTTTCCTCATCAACCCGCCGCTGTCGCTTTACTATATGCAAGGCCTCAATCTCACGCCGCTGCATGGCCACACGGCGCTGTTCGGCGTCTATGGCATGCTCGGCATCGGCCTGGTGCTGTTCTGCCTGCGCGGCATGAAGCCCAATCTCGCCTGGCATGAGGGACTGCTCAAGACGAGCTTCTGGTGCCTCAATATCGGCCTCGCGCTGATGGCGCTGCTCACGCTTCTGCCGCTCGGCGTGCTGCAGCTCTTCGCTTCGCTCGAGCATGGCTATGCCTATGCCCGTTCGGCCGAGTTCATGCAGCAGCCGCTGGTGGACCTGCTCGTGTGGATGCGGGTGCCGGGCGACACGATCTTCTCGATCGGCGCGCTGGCGCTTGCGGTCTTCGTGGCGGGGCTCTGGCTCTTCCCGAAGCCGGAAGGCCAGGAAGCCGTGCCGGAAACGCCGCGCACGAAGGTGAAGGCGGAACCGGCCGGCGGCGCGGAGTGA
- a CDS encoding SirB2 family protein encodes MIEFYAEIRLVHIWSVIASGSLFAMRGLALFAGAGGTGERLAMAAPVRLLSYTIDTVLLTAALMLMTIVQQYPFIDHWLTVKVVLLVVYIALGMMAFRFGRTRGQRIGAFAAALAVFLYIVSVALAHDPAGIFSSL; translated from the coding sequence ATGATCGAGTTCTATGCCGAGATCCGGCTCGTCCATATCTGGAGCGTGATCGCGAGCGGTTCGCTCTTCGCCATGCGCGGGCTTGCGCTCTTTGCGGGCGCTGGCGGAACGGGGGAGCGCCTCGCCATGGCGGCGCCGGTCCGTCTCCTCTCCTACACGATCGACACGGTGCTGCTCACCGCCGCGCTGATGCTGATGACGATCGTACAGCAATATCCCTTCATCGATCACTGGCTGACCGTGAAGGTCGTGTTGCTCGTGGTCTATATCGCGCTCGGCATGATGGCCTTCCGCTTCGGGCGGACGAGGGGCCAGCGGATCGGCGCCTTCGCGGCGGCGCTCGCGGTCTTCCTCTATATCGTCTCGGTGGCGCTGGCGCATGACCCGGCTGGCATCTTCAGCAGCCTCTAG
- a CDS encoding NnrS family protein encodes MPVPRYASADAWPLLSAGFRPFFLAAGLWAAFAMVLWILMLRGTVDLPTAFSPVVWHFHELLFGFVTAAIAGFLLTAIPNWTGRLPLQGWPLGGLVLLWIAGRAAIAFSAVLGPGLAAAVDLSFLIVFAAVVAREILAGRNWRNLPVLAALAVLIAANAMIHAGAFGHYEWEDAGKRLAIAVVVMLITLIGGRIIPSFTANWLRRRKADEMPAPFDRFDLAAMLIGLAALLIWVASGLNAVSGAGLLIASGAHALRLARWRGAATREEPLLWILHIGYAWLPLGLALLGLAAWRPELATIAIHALTVGAMGTMILAVMTRASLGHSKRELTAGRGTLICYLLVLVAALARLAAPFADGSYAAALDLAGGAWIAAFLLFAALYLPLYIRR; translated from the coding sequence ATGCCGGTGCCGCGTTATGCCTCGGCCGATGCCTGGCCGCTTCTCTCGGCGGGCTTCCGGCCCTTCTTCCTTGCGGCCGGCCTCTGGGCCGCCTTCGCCATGGTGCTGTGGATCCTGATGCTGCGCGGCACCGTCGACCTGCCGACGGCATTTTCGCCCGTCGTCTGGCATTTCCACGAATTACTGTTCGGTTTCGTCACGGCGGCGATTGCGGGCTTTCTGCTCACGGCCATACCGAACTGGACCGGCCGTCTGCCGCTGCAGGGCTGGCCGCTCGGCGGCCTCGTGCTGCTCTGGATCGCAGGGCGCGCGGCCATCGCCTTCTCGGCCGTTCTCGGGCCGGGCCTTGCCGCGGCTGTCGATCTCTCCTTTCTCATCGTCTTCGCCGCCGTGGTCGCGCGCGAGATTCTTGCCGGGCGCAACTGGCGCAACCTTCCGGTGCTCGCCGCACTTGCCGTGCTCATTGCCGCCAATGCGATGATCCATGCGGGGGCCTTCGGGCATTACGAATGGGAGGATGCGGGCAAGCGTCTCGCCATCGCCGTCGTGGTCATGCTGATCACGCTGATCGGCGGCCGCATCATTCCGAGCTTCACGGCGAACTGGCTTCGCCGCCGCAAGGCCGACGAGATGCCGGCGCCTTTCGACCGTTTCGATCTTGCGGCGATGCTGATCGGTCTCGCGGCGCTGCTGATATGGGTGGCGAGCGGACTGAACGCGGTCTCCGGTGCGGGACTGCTTATCGCCTCGGGCGCCCATGCGCTGCGGCTCGCACGCTGGCGGGGCGCGGCGACGCGGGAGGAACCGCTGCTCTGGATCCTTCATATCGGCTATGCCTGGCTGCCGCTGGGACTTGCCCTGCTCGGCCTCGCCGCCTGGCGGCCGGAGCTTGCCACCATCGCCATCCATGCGCTGACGGTCGGCGCCATGGGCACGATGATCCTCGCCGTGATGACGCGGGCGAGCCTCGGCCACAGCAAGCGCGAGCTCACCGCCGGGCGCGGCACGCTGATCTGCTATCTTCTGGTGCTGGTGGCGGCGCTTGCGCGTCTCGCCGCGCCTTTTGCGGACGGCTCCTATGCCGCCGCGCTCGATCTTGCGGGCGGCGCCTGGATCGCGGCCTTCCTTCTCTTCGCCGCGCTCTACCTGCCGCTCTATATCCGTCGCTGA
- a CDS encoding membrane protein yields MDDIAIARALHVLALVHWIGGVTLVTLVILPAVARFSEPQRRAALFEEIEGRFAFQAKIAVTLAGLSGFYMTWRLEAWDRFGDPAFWWMHAMLLVWALFTFVLFVAEPLFLHDWFRRRAARDAESTFALVLRFHRVLLTLSLLTIAGAVLGGHGSFLF; encoded by the coding sequence TTGGACGATATTGCCATTGCCCGTGCTCTCCATGTTCTCGCGTTGGTTCACTGGATCGGCGGCGTGACGCTCGTCACCCTCGTGATCCTACCAGCCGTCGCACGTTTCTCCGAACCGCAACGCCGCGCGGCGTTGTTCGAGGAAATCGAAGGCCGCTTTGCCTTTCAGGCGAAAATCGCCGTCACGCTGGCAGGCCTCAGCGGCTTCTACATGACCTGGCGGCTCGAGGCATGGGACCGCTTCGGGGATCCCGCCTTCTGGTGGATGCATGCGATGCTGCTTGTATGGGCGCTCTTCACCTTCGTCCTCTTCGTCGCCGAGCCGCTTTTCCTTCACGACTGGTTTCGCCGCCGCGCCGCCCGCGATGCGGAGAGCACCTTCGCGCTGGTGCTCCGCTTTCACCGCGTCCTGCTGACGCTCAGTCTCCTGACGATTGCGGGCGCGGTGCTGGGCGGCCATGGCAGCTTCCTGTTCTGA
- a CDS encoding pseudoazurin yields MKIEPKVLALAAALLGLASGATPVFAAEHEVRMLNRGEAGAMVFEPAWLEVAPGDTVTFVPTDRSHNAESIAAMLPSGAAPFKGKMNEAVTVTFSEEGVYGYKCLPHYAMGMVGIVVVGDAAVNLDAAAEVKHPGKARAVMAELLEKAAP; encoded by the coding sequence ATGAAAATCGAACCGAAAGTCCTCGCCCTCGCCGCCGCCCTGCTCGGCCTCGCATCCGGTGCCACTCCGGTGTTCGCGGCGGAACATGAGGTCCGGATGCTCAATCGCGGCGAGGCCGGCGCAATGGTCTTCGAGCCTGCCTGGCTGGAAGTCGCGCCCGGCGACACGGTGACCTTCGTGCCGACGGATCGCAGCCACAATGCGGAGAGCATCGCCGCCATGCTCCCGTCCGGCGCCGCGCCCTTCAAGGGCAAGATGAACGAGGCCGTCACGGTGACGTTCAGCGAGGAAGGCGTCTATGGCTACAAGTGCCTGCCGCATTATGCCATGGGCATGGTGGGCATCGTGGTGGTGGGCGATGCAGCCGTCAATCTCGATGCAGCAGCCGAGGTGAAGCATCCCGGCAAGGCGCGCGCGGTCATGGCGGAACTGCTGGAGAAAGCAGCGCCCTGA
- the nirK gene encoding copper-containing nitrite reductase, protein MSPFRKALIGTASSIALLASLSIGAVAADPAADTEAGAALTSIALDPTTVPAPIARDHAATIKLELQTIEREAELADGTTFRFWTFNGTVPGPFVRARVGDTIDVAFSNAEDSTMFHSVDFHAVTGPGGGAVATQTAPGEHSGFSFKALNPGIYVYHCATPMVADHIQAGMYGLILVEPEGGLPPVDRELYVMQGEVYTELAYGEKGEAFTDYDKLLDEKPEYYVFNGAVGALAGDNAIKAKTGETVRIYFGVGGPNKTSSFHVIGEIMDKVYTHGSLTSPASLDVQTVTVAPGGATVAEVTFDVPGRYLLVDHALSRLERGLVAMIEVEGPADTAIFNTGDAELSMAGH, encoded by the coding sequence ATGAGCCCCTTCAGAAAAGCACTCATCGGCACCGCAAGCAGCATCGCGCTGCTCGCCAGCCTCTCCATCGGCGCCGTTGCCGCCGATCCGGCAGCGGACACCGAGGCCGGGGCGGCCCTCACCTCCATCGCTCTCGACCCCACGACCGTTCCGGCTCCCATCGCCCGCGACCATGCGGCGACGATCAAGCTGGAACTGCAAACCATCGAACGCGAGGCGGAACTCGCGGACGGCACCACCTTCCGCTTCTGGACCTTCAACGGCACGGTGCCCGGCCCCTTCGTGCGGGCACGCGTGGGCGACACAATCGACGTCGCCTTCAGCAATGCCGAAGACAGCACCATGTTCCACTCCGTCGACTTTCACGCGGTGACGGGACCCGGCGGCGGCGCGGTGGCGACGCAGACGGCGCCCGGCGAGCATAGCGGCTTCAGTTTCAAGGCGCTGAACCCCGGCATCTATGTCTATCACTGCGCCACGCCGATGGTGGCCGATCACATCCAGGCCGGCATGTACGGGCTGATCCTGGTCGAGCCGGAAGGCGGCCTGCCGCCTGTCGACCGCGAACTCTATGTCATGCAGGGCGAGGTCTATACCGAGCTTGCCTATGGCGAGAAGGGCGAAGCCTTCACCGATTACGACAAGCTGCTCGACGAGAAGCCGGAATATTACGTCTTCAACGGCGCGGTCGGCGCGCTGGCCGGCGACAACGCGATCAAGGCGAAGACCGGCGAAACGGTCCGCATCTATTTCGGCGTCGGCGGTCCGAACAAGACCTCCAGCTTCCACGTCATCGGCGAGATCATGGACAAGGTCTACACGCATGGCTCGCTGACGAGCCCCGCCTCTCTCGATGTGCAGACGGTAACGGTCGCCCCCGGCGGCGCGACGGTGGCCGAGGTCACCTTCGACGTGCCGGGCCGTTACCTCCTCGTCGATCATGCACTCTCCCGGCTGGAACGCGGCCTTGTCGCCATGATCGAAGTCGAAGGGCCCGCCGATACCGCGATCTTCAATACGGGCGACGCCGAACTCAGCATGGCTGGTCACTGA
- a CDS encoding Crp/Fnr family transcriptional regulator, giving the protein MTVAPICAEAIAGEFVSAVHTGRDEKKMDTASRVGIIRAVPLFDGLDRDALATVAEAAREQTVAKGENLFEQGDEATHCYVLGWGHIRLDQVTPDGQNIVLRHMGAGDMIGTVAVLRRMPFPATPVALEDSLALSWSALRFGELMDLHPVIARNAIGVVGGRIEELQRRLQEVATQRVEQRIAATLLRLANQTGRRIEDGIEIPFPLSRQDLAEMTATTLHTVSRTLSAWDHEGVIESRRSSHLVIRHPHRLVEIAEQN; this is encoded by the coding sequence ATGACGGTGGCGCCGATTTGCGCTGAAGCAATTGCCGGCGAATTCGTCTCGGCGGTTCACACGGGAAGAGATGAAAAGAAGATGGACACAGCCAGCCGCGTCGGGATCATCCGCGCCGTCCCCCTTTTCGACGGGCTGGACAGGGACGCCCTCGCCACCGTGGCGGAGGCGGCGCGCGAACAGACTGTCGCGAAAGGAGAAAACCTCTTCGAGCAGGGCGACGAGGCCACGCATTGTTATGTGCTGGGCTGGGGGCACATCAGGCTCGACCAGGTCACGCCCGACGGACAGAACATCGTGTTGCGGCATATGGGCGCGGGCGACATGATCGGCACTGTCGCCGTGCTCCGCCGCATGCCCTTTCCCGCAACGCCGGTGGCGCTGGAAGACAGCCTCGCGCTGAGCTGGAGCGCCCTGCGCTTCGGCGAATTGATGGACCTTCACCCTGTCATCGCGCGCAACGCGATCGGCGTTGTCGGCGGACGGATCGAGGAGTTGCAGCGCCGTCTGCAGGAGGTCGCCACTCAGCGCGTCGAACAGCGGATCGCGGCCACCCTTCTGCGGCTGGCAAACCAGACAGGGCGTCGCATTGAGGACGGCATCGAAATCCCTTTTCCGCTGTCCCGTCAGGACCTGGCCGAAATGACGGCGACGACGCTGCACACGGTCAGCCGCACACTGTCGGCCTGGGACCATGAAGGCGTGATCGAGTCGCGCCGGTCGAGCCATCTCGTCATCCGCCATCCCCATCGGCTCGTGGAAATCGCGGAACAGAATTAA
- a CDS encoding DUF1858 domain-containing protein, translating to MPEIDLSTVTVGEWLRRWPETVRVFLNYKMNCPACPIAPFMTIDEAASEYRVDANLLKRDLMQMLKERAPQER from the coding sequence ATGCCGGAGATCGATCTTTCGACCGTGACGGTCGGCGAATGGCTGCGCCGGTGGCCTGAAACGGTGCGGGTCTTTCTGAACTACAAAATGAACTGTCCGGCTTGTCCGATTGCGCCGTTCATGACGATCGATGAAGCGGCGAGCGAATACAGGGTCGATGCCAATCTCCTGAAGCGCGACTTGATGCAGATGCTGAAGGAGCGCGCCCCGCAAGAGCGCTAG
- the kdpF gene encoding K(+)-transporting ATPase subunit F: MAFDYTLAGIVTAGLLLYLFYVLMRPERF; encoded by the coding sequence ATGGCTTTCGACTACACGCTTGCCGGCATCGTGACCGCGGGCCTGCTGCTCTACCTTTTCTACGTGCTCATGCGGCCCGAGCGCTTCTAG